One genomic window of Caldivirga maquilingensis IC-167 includes the following:
- a CDS encoding Gfo/Idh/MocA family protein: MVSLGIIGIGGMGSTHFKLVNELGVKVTAVSDIDEARLMEYSKMGIRTYRDYAKMLDEGGFDGVIIATPPSLHAEQAVYALKKGYYVFLEKPMANDLEEARLIYNEAKGRGRLMIGFTLRFHKLYIMVKEALDSRLGKPVTMWHIALGTMPTTGWLKDKSVSGGILNEHGVHVLYQYYWYAGRVREVYADAVTVTSGITVEDNVTVFMKHDNGASSIFHLSWSGGHSWRKWGLTAERGRVTVEGYVTGNYVISDLNGNVIEKGDFEESIMHAYIDEVKHFVRCIENNEKPIINEEDGYHVQQIVDAAYKSALTHSKVIITQ, encoded by the coding sequence TTGGTTAGCCTGGGCATAATAGGAATTGGAGGAATGGGGAGTACCCACTTTAAGTTAGTTAATGAACTTGGAGTTAAGGTTACTGCAGTTTCCGATATTGATGAAGCGAGGCTAATGGAATACTCTAAAATGGGTATTAGAACCTATAGGGATTACGCTAAGATGCTTGATGAAGGTGGATTCGATGGCGTCATAATAGCAACACCACCAAGCCTGCATGCGGAGCAAGCAGTCTACGCACTTAAGAAGGGTTACTACGTGTTTCTTGAGAAACCCATGGCTAATGACCTTGAGGAGGCTAGGCTAATATACAACGAGGCTAAGGGTAGGGGTAGGTTAATGATTGGTTTCACTCTTAGGTTCCATAAACTCTACATAATGGTTAAGGAAGCTCTTGACTCCAGGTTAGGTAAACCAGTGACCATGTGGCATATAGCCCTAGGTACAATGCCCACCACTGGCTGGCTTAAGGATAAGAGCGTGAGTGGGGGTATTCTTAATGAGCATGGAGTTCACGTCCTCTACCAATACTACTGGTACGCTGGAAGGGTTAGGGAGGTTTATGCTGATGCAGTAACAGTGACCAGTGGAATAACTGTTGAGGATAACGTGACCGTATTCATGAAGCATGATAACGGGGCCTCCTCAATATTCCACCTAAGCTGGAGTGGGGGGCATAGTTGGAGGAAGTGGGGGTTAACCGCTGAGAGGGGTAGGGTTACTGTTGAGGGTTACGTTACAGGGAATTACGTGATTTCTGACCTTAATGGTAATGTGATTGAGAAGGGTGATTTCGAGGAGTCAATAATGCATGCATATATTGATGAGGTTAAGCATTTCGTAAGATGCATTGAAAATAATGAGAAGCCAATAATTAATGAGGAGGATGGTTATCATGTTCAACAGATTGTTGATGCCGCATATAAATCAGCATTAACGCACAGTAAGGTAATCATCACTCAGTAA
- a CDS encoding sugar phosphate isomerase/epimerase family protein — MVSVKIGVNAWSYPPTLNVHDALRHAKKAGFELFEPVIDETDLDSLNSPDFSRKWSSIKETAEGVGIGIYTIATGLYWRFNMILEDQFEKVSRVLEAEAKAASLIEAKVLLVVPGVAVTELSYEEHIERARMALSRLAKIAEDHGVVIGVENVWNRIFASPLDMRRLLDGLDPKIIGAYLDVGNTLPHSLPEHWIMTLKDRIVAMHAKDFLAEPNRCTFGIPLTGSVNWGNVKKLLSEIGYGGPLTAEIPPYPGDPLKAAEDAASSLRRIFG; from the coding sequence ATGGTGTCTGTGAAGATAGGGGTAAATGCCTGGAGTTACCCTCCAACACTCAATGTACATGATGCCCTTAGGCATGCTAAAAAGGCTGGGTTTGAGTTGTTTGAACCTGTTATTGATGAAACTGATTTAGATTCCTTAAACTCGCCTGATTTTTCAAGGAAGTGGAGTAGTATTAAGGAGACGGCTGAGGGTGTTGGAATAGGCATATACACTATTGCCACTGGCCTCTACTGGAGGTTTAACATGATTCTTGAGGATCAGTTTGAGAAGGTTTCAAGGGTCCTTGAGGCTGAGGCTAAGGCTGCTAGCTTGATTGAAGCTAAGGTGCTTCTTGTGGTTCCAGGTGTTGCAGTTACTGAATTAAGTTATGAGGAGCATATTGAAAGGGCCAGGATGGCGTTATCTAGGTTAGCTAAAATAGCTGAGGATCACGGTGTAGTTATTGGTGTTGAGAATGTCTGGAACAGGATATTCGCCAGCCCATTGGATATGAGGAGGCTCCTCGATGGGCTTGACCCTAAAATCATTGGGGCATACTTAGACGTCGGTAATACTTTACCTCATAGTTTACCAGAGCATTGGATAATGACGCTTAAGGATAGGATAGTTGCCATGCATGCTAAGGATTTTCTAGCTGAACCCAATAGGTGTACTTTCGGTATACCATTAACAGGTAGCGTTAATTGGGGTAATGTTAAGAAACTACTCAGTGAAATAGGGTACGGGGGGCCATTAACCGCTGAAATACCACCATATCCCGGTGACCCATTAAAGGCTGCTGAGGATGCCGCATCATCACTTAGGAGGATTTTTGGGTGA
- a CDS encoding sodium-translocating pyrophosphatase: MINPLVLVGLLTGLVGILISIFIYLWIQRQPLGDENMVNVWNAIREGAKAYMRRQIRTILLFSAVISVVVALSVYAGYSIKVLPMHPELRSEVTLESTLIGVSVLLGSVASLTTAFLSMDASTKANVRTTEAAKRGVRHALRVAVLGGSVLGFSVPSVSVFALALLFIVYSIIVEGATTPFNLRVILDGLAGFAFGASLSALFAQIGGGIYTKAADVGADLVGKVEAGIPEDDPRNPAVIADQVGDNVGDCAGRGADIFESVTAELLGTMIVGWTVYFFLIEAGYPITEALSFVFLPFLTGAVRVIATVPGVLVSAYQGEFKDPMEPLRNGVIASAVTAIAGFFLIYYLLMPKIWVYFFTASLTGIIAAIIIVLVTNHYTGREAKPVIEIAEVSRVSPALTILQGLTTGMNATFMPIIVIAITLLASFALGMTAPLPVVMSNYTIGSIPIAKFIYGIYGTAAATLGMLSLAGIIMTLDGAGPITDNASGIAEMSELSPEVRGRLDPLDSIGNVTKALTKGYAMGSAALAALLLFQAFIQDYVARNPTVIQAAATDVSLNLGSFISVMDYLLNHLMLMRADILVSVLIGAMLPFLFSSLALRAVTKAAWSMVEEVRRQFREKPGILRGIEKPDYYRAVDISTQFALRNMITPTLSVILTPLIIGLLFGGPAVGALVIGATASGIVLAITMMWGGAAWDNAKKYIEAGHLGGKGSSTHAAAVIGDTVGDPLKDTAGPSLHIVIKLLNTISLVFIPLYMIWLLQGLFP; encoded by the coding sequence ATGATTAACCCCCTGGTATTGGTTGGATTATTAACAGGCTTGGTGGGTATACTTATCTCCATCTTCATTTACCTATGGATCCAGAGACAGCCGCTTGGTGACGAGAACATGGTTAACGTGTGGAATGCAATAAGAGAGGGTGCTAAAGCATACATGAGGAGACAAATAAGGACTATATTGCTCTTCTCAGCAGTGATATCAGTGGTAGTAGCCCTTAGTGTTTACGCTGGCTATAGTATTAAGGTTCTACCCATGCACCCTGAGCTAAGGAGTGAGGTTACTCTTGAATCCACGTTAATTGGAGTATCCGTGCTACTAGGTAGTGTAGCATCATTAACCACAGCGTTTCTAAGCATGGATGCCTCCACTAAGGCTAACGTGAGGACCACCGAAGCCGCCAAGAGGGGTGTGAGACATGCCCTGAGGGTTGCTGTACTTGGTGGTAGTGTGCTTGGGTTCTCCGTACCATCGGTTAGCGTATTTGCATTGGCTCTACTCTTCATAGTTTACTCAATTATTGTAGAGGGAGCAACCACACCATTTAACCTAAGGGTTATCTTAGATGGCCTAGCGGGCTTCGCGTTTGGGGCTAGTTTATCGGCATTATTCGCCCAAATAGGCGGTGGAATATACACTAAGGCAGCGGATGTTGGTGCTGACCTCGTGGGTAAGGTTGAGGCTGGGATCCCTGAGGATGATCCAAGGAACCCAGCTGTAATAGCTGATCAGGTTGGTGATAATGTCGGTGACTGCGCTGGGAGGGGTGCTGATATCTTTGAATCCGTTACAGCTGAGTTGCTTGGAACAATGATAGTTGGTTGGACAGTATACTTCTTCCTAATTGAGGCAGGTTACCCCATTACTGAGGCCTTGAGCTTTGTATTCCTACCATTCTTAACAGGGGCGGTTAGGGTTATTGCAACTGTCCCAGGGGTCTTGGTATCGGCTTATCAAGGTGAGTTTAAGGATCCCATGGAGCCGTTGAGGAACGGCGTGATAGCATCAGCCGTAACCGCTATTGCTGGATTCTTCCTAATATACTACCTCCTAATGCCGAAGATTTGGGTTTACTTCTTCACAGCATCATTAACTGGAATAATAGCTGCAATAATAATAGTACTAGTGACTAACCACTACACGGGCAGGGAGGCTAAGCCCGTGATTGAGATTGCTGAGGTATCTAGGGTTAGCCCAGCGTTAACAATACTTCAAGGTTTAACAACAGGCATGAATGCAACCTTCATGCCAATAATAGTTATTGCAATAACCCTACTGGCATCGTTTGCACTAGGCATGACCGCACCATTACCTGTGGTGATGAGTAACTACACCATAGGTAGTATTCCCATCGCTAAATTCATCTACGGCATATACGGTACAGCAGCAGCAACCCTAGGTATGTTATCCTTAGCTGGAATAATAATGACCCTTGATGGGGCAGGTCCAATAACAGACAACGCCAGTGGCATAGCTGAGATGAGTGAATTAAGCCCAGAGGTTAGGGGTAGGCTTGATCCACTGGATTCAATAGGTAATGTTACCAAGGCTCTCACTAAGGGTTACGCCATGGGTTCAGCGGCGTTAGCAGCGCTACTACTGTTTCAAGCCTTCATACAGGATTATGTCGCTAGGAACCCAACCGTAATACAGGCCGCAGCCACTGATGTGTCACTCAACTTGGGAAGCTTCATAAGTGTCATGGATTACCTCCTTAACCACCTAATGTTAATGAGGGCTGACATACTGGTAAGCGTCCTAATAGGCGCAATGTTACCCTTCCTTTTCAGTTCCTTAGCCTTAAGAGCCGTAACTAAGGCTGCATGGAGCATGGTTGAGGAGGTTAGGAGGCAGTTCAGGGAAAAACCCGGGATACTGAGGGGTATTGAGAAACCTGATTATTATAGGGCAGTGGACATAAGTACGCAATTCGCGTTAAGAAACATGATAACGCCAACATTATCAGTAATACTAACACCCCTAATAATAGGATTACTGTTCGGTGGACCGGCAGTGGGTGCTTTAGTAATAGGGGCAACCGCAAGCGGTATTGTATTAGCTATAACCATGATGTGGGGTGGTGCGGCTTGGGATAACGCTAAGAAGTATATTGAGGCAGGGCATCTTGGGGGAAAGGGATCATCAACCCATGCTGCCGCAGTCATAGGTGACACTGTTGGTGACCCATTAAAAGATACTGCTGGACCATCACTACACATTGTTATTAAATTACTTAACACAATATCATTAGTCTTCATACCGCTCTACATGATTTGGCTCCTTCAAGGCTTATTCCCATAA
- a CDS encoding M42 family metallopeptidase — translation MSNEEFINLLKELSEAFGPSGFEDEVRELVIKEMEPYVDELEVDKWGNVIGVRYGSRRDLKVMIAAHMDEIGLLIDSIDKNGFLRFRGIGGWNEVTLVGQRVIIKTQDGGKIKGVVGSRPPHVTPPGKEREAPEMKELFIDIGASDSSEVEKLGVRVGSVAVLDRSFEVLNNDTVTGKAFDDRVGLAVMLWMLRQLKNHEVTVYTVATVQEEVGLKGAQVAADRVYPDFAIALDTTIAADVPGVSEREYVSRLGAGPALKIMDGGRGGLFIAHPGLTNYIINIAKANNVPYQLEVLIGGTTDAAGIALRRDGIPAATISIPTRYVHSPVEVLKVSDAVNASRLLTLVVQGANEGLISSLRSRVIKGVGFKVT, via the coding sequence ATGAGTAATGAGGAATTCATAAACCTACTCAAGGAACTCTCCGAGGCGTTCGGTCCCTCTGGCTTTGAGGATGAGGTTAGGGAATTAGTGATTAAGGAAATGGAACCTTACGTGGATGAATTGGAGGTGGATAAATGGGGTAATGTTATTGGTGTTAGGTACGGTAGTAGGAGGGATCTTAAGGTAATGATTGCAGCCCATATGGATGAGATAGGTTTACTTATTGATAGTATTGATAAGAATGGTTTCCTAAGGTTTAGGGGTATTGGGGGATGGAATGAGGTAACTTTAGTTGGTCAAAGAGTAATCATTAAGACTCAGGATGGTGGAAAAATAAAAGGTGTAGTGGGTAGTAGGCCTCCGCATGTGACGCCTCCAGGAAAGGAGAGGGAGGCTCCGGAGATGAAGGAATTATTCATTGATATTGGGGCAAGTGATTCAAGTGAGGTTGAGAAACTTGGGGTGAGGGTTGGTTCAGTGGCGGTATTGGATAGGTCCTTTGAGGTCCTTAATAATGATACTGTAACCGGTAAGGCATTTGATGACAGGGTTGGGTTAGCTGTAATGCTGTGGATGCTTAGGCAATTAAAGAACCATGAGGTAACAGTGTACACTGTAGCCACTGTTCAAGAGGAGGTTGGGTTAAAGGGTGCGCAGGTTGCCGCTGACAGGGTTTACCCAGACTTCGCAATAGCCTTAGATACAACCATAGCTGCTGACGTACCTGGTGTATCTGAGCGTGAATACGTGTCTAGGCTTGGTGCAGGTCCAGCATTAAAAATAATGGATGGTGGAAGGGGCGGCTTATTCATAGCCCACCCAGGCTTAACTAACTACATTATTAATATAGCTAAGGCTAATAATGTGCCGTATCAATTAGAGGTATTGATTGGAGGCACCACTGATGCTGCTGGTATAGCCTTAAGGAGGGATGGAATACCTGCAGCAACAATCTCAATACCCACCAGGTACGTTCACTCACCTGTGGAGGTGCTTAAGGTAAGTGATGCAGTTAATGCATCAAGACTACTCACGCTAGTGGTTCAAGGGGCTAATGAAGGGTTAATAAGCAGTCTTAGGAGTAGGGTGATTAAGGGTGTTGGGTTTAAGGTGACTTGA
- a CDS encoding dipeptidase, with protein MYPVIDLHEDIAYHLMFGSRVQDFNIDAEGRQSDIPKLKRANVKVIFASVFPILTTYSPSQDEARVRSSLPYSTKGVALEMVKTYYRLIDRFNDSLSLINNVEDINNIFNTSKIGLLISMEGADALEDPYDLVIFHRLGVNSIGITWNFDNKYGATCFTKKDYGLTNYGEELVKLANRIGVIVDLAHASRRTMIDALSISRKPVVISHSNSKAVNNHPRNTDDEVLELLKSNGGVIGVTMIPETIGPKPAVDSLIQHIKHIRDTFGAEVLALGTDYLGISSTPQGLDNIADISRLVNGLLNAGFSEREVSGLLYDNALRVIKANLT; from the coding sequence ATGTACCCGGTAATTGACTTACATGAGGACATAGCGTATCACTTAATGTTTGGTTCCAGGGTTCAGGACTTCAATATTGATGCTGAGGGTAGGCAGTCTGATATCCCCAAGCTTAAGCGTGCTAATGTTAAGGTAATCTTCGCCTCAGTATTCCCCATATTAACTACCTATAGTCCTAGCCAGGATGAGGCAAGGGTGCGTTCCTCATTACCCTACTCAACTAAGGGTGTTGCCCTTGAAATGGTTAAAACCTATTATAGACTCATTGATAGGTTTAATGACTCATTATCCTTAATTAATAATGTTGAGGATATTAATAATATCTTTAACACCAGTAAGATAGGTCTCCTAATATCAATGGAGGGTGCTGACGCCTTAGAGGATCCATATGACTTAGTTATCTTCCATAGACTCGGCGTTAATTCCATAGGAATTACGTGGAATTTTGATAATAAGTATGGGGCAACGTGCTTCACTAAGAAGGATTACGGATTAACAAATTATGGAGAGGAATTAGTTAAGTTAGCTAATAGGATTGGGGTTATTGTTGACCTAGCCCACGCGAGTAGGAGAACAATGATTGATGCATTATCAATCTCCAGGAAGCCTGTGGTGATAAGTCATAGTAACTCTAAGGCAGTTAATAATCACCCAAGGAATACTGATGATGAGGTACTTGAGTTACTTAAAAGTAATGGCGGGGTAATAGGTGTAACCATGATTCCTGAAACGATAGGACCCAAGCCGGCTGTTGATTCATTAATACAGCATATCAAGCATATACGTGACACGTTTGGAGCTGAGGTATTGGCATTAGGCACAGATTACTTAGGCATTAGCAGTACACCTCAGGGGCTTGATAATATAGCGGATATTAGTAGGCTTGTTAATGGGTTATTAAATGCTGGATTCAGTGAAAGGGAGGTGAGTGGTTTACTTTATGATAATGCATTGAGGGTAATTAAGGCAAATTTAACTTAA
- a CDS encoding KOW motif-containing protein, with the protein MQEDKCVFIGVRVIAGQEYNVAAIIRTRLELMEKDKRKYYNVPSIVVPPNVQGQVYLETPHSYVAIDLSTGIKQYRGLMMGKVPLTELMKMIKREIKVQINDVVEIITEPFRGFKAKVVDVDEKNNTVKLLLFDTATNIPVTLPIKSIRVIEEKK; encoded by the coding sequence ATGCAGGAGGATAAGTGCGTCTTCATTGGTGTAAGAGTTATTGCTGGTCAGGAGTATAATGTTGCAGCCATTATTAGGACTAGGCTTGAGTTAATGGAGAAGGATAAGAGGAAGTACTATAATGTACCATCAATAGTTGTCCCACCTAATGTGCAGGGACAGGTTTACCTAGAGACCCCTCATTCCTACGTGGCCATTGACCTATCAACCGGCATAAAACAGTATAGGGGATTAATGATGGGTAAGGTTCCCTTAACTGAATTAATGAAGATGATTAAGAGGGAGATTAAGGTTCAAATCAATGATGTCGTGGAGATAATAACGGAACCATTCAGGGGATTTAAGGCTAAGGTTGTTGATGTTGATGAGAAGAACAACACGGTTAAACTACTACTATTCGATACTGCAACCAACATACCTGTAACCTTACCCATTAAATCCATTAGAGTCATTGAGGAGAAGAAGTAA
- a CDS encoding RIO1 family regulatory kinase/ATPase, whose product MYELFIKLCSSIGYSSNYVDNVLKQLRSLNITELINEGSIEFIGGLKLLGKGQNSFVLKCRVSNLEGYYACKIRRPDSPRPSLINEARNLKLANEVNVGPLLINHTNDVIVMEYINGVPLGVYLNQANHDSIKAVVKDLLMQGFRLDSIGLIHSELSRIREHVIISNRVYIIDFESASVFTKSITNVTQLVSALILSKGALQAKVRNALNLQDTNALIKLLRLYKVKPSHDSFNLILRSLGLLN is encoded by the coding sequence GTGTATGAGTTATTCATTAAATTATGCAGTAGCATTGGTTACTCAAGTAACTATGTTGATAATGTACTTAAGCAGTTAAGAAGCTTGAACATTACTGAGTTAATTAATGAGGGATCTATTGAATTCATAGGTGGCCTTAAGTTACTTGGTAAGGGACAGAATAGTTTTGTTTTAAAGTGCAGGGTGAGTAATCTTGAGGGCTATTACGCATGCAAAATAAGGAGACCTGATTCCCCAAGGCCCAGCCTTATTAATGAGGCACGTAACCTTAAGCTAGCTAATGAAGTTAACGTAGGTCCTCTTCTAATTAATCACACTAATGATGTTATAGTAATGGAGTACATTAATGGGGTGCCATTAGGGGTTTACCTTAATCAAGCTAACCATGATTCAATTAAGGCTGTGGTTAAGGATCTATTAATGCAGGGTTTTAGGCTTGATTCAATAGGGTTAATCCACAGTGAACTAAGTAGGATTCGGGAACACGTAATTATCAGTAATAGAGTTTACATAATTGATTTCGAAAGTGCAAGCGTGTTCACTAAATCAATAACCAATGTTACTCAACTGGTAAGTGCACTCATTCTCAGTAAAGGAGCATTACAGGCTAAGGTTAGGAATGCCCTTAACCTACAGGACACTAATGCGTTAATTAAATTACTTAGATTATATAAGGTTAAGCCAAGTCATGATTCATTTAACCTAATCCTCAGGTCCCTGGGTTTATTAAATTAA
- a CDS encoding tRNA pseudouridine(54/55) synthase Pus10: MSIIEDARKALLKYPLCDHCLGRLFASRGLMISNEERGRSIKNVLFMESLNSSTGTYNEDTLVALAKSGHRESLLFLRRMGKVIEQQPCFICGNLFDKININDIVSKVEEEINRQGIEFNSFQVGSTVNKGVIENEVKVSTELGITSSESIKRELNRLIGKVLADKLGKRYSRLNPDVVIKVNTSDGSVSVEVMPIYIEARYRKLIRGIPQVGDSSVASVAREVVSELRPLNVVLHFAGIEGPEVRVLGLGRPMIIEATRPLRRSLPGGIITRHGVQLLNLKAAGKVQVREIKSKAGELRRVFRILVKLHGSVTDEQLRSLEDYFSNRQIRQSMGKGRRVKLIYGLKVVPVHGSILELIVNTQGGFSVRRFITGEGTEPSVSGTLGIKVTPIEIDILNIWH; this comes from the coding sequence ATGAGCATAATTGAGGATGCTAGGAAGGCATTATTGAAGTATCCATTATGTGACCACTGTTTAGGTAGGTTATTCGCATCAAGAGGCCTCATGATTAGTAATGAGGAGCGTGGTAGATCTATAAAGAATGTACTCTTCATGGAGTCTTTAAACTCCTCAACAGGCACGTATAATGAGGATACCTTGGTGGCGTTGGCTAAAAGTGGGCATAGGGAAAGCTTACTATTCCTGAGAAGAATGGGTAAGGTCATTGAGCAGCAGCCATGCTTCATCTGCGGTAATCTATTTGATAAAATTAATATTAATGATATTGTTAGTAAGGTTGAGGAGGAAATTAATAGACAGGGTATTGAGTTTAATAGTTTTCAAGTAGGTTCAACAGTCAATAAGGGGGTAATTGAGAATGAGGTTAAGGTATCGACGGAATTAGGCATAACAAGCAGTGAATCAATTAAGAGGGAATTAAATAGGTTGATTGGTAAGGTATTAGCAGATAAGCTGGGTAAAAGATACAGTAGGCTAAACCCAGATGTAGTGATTAAGGTGAATACTAGTGATGGTTCAGTAAGCGTTGAGGTTATGCCAATCTACATTGAGGCCAGGTATAGGAAGCTAATTAGGGGAATACCACAGGTTGGGGACTCCTCAGTGGCAAGTGTAGCTAGGGAGGTGGTGAGTGAGTTAAGGCCATTAAACGTGGTGCTTCACTTCGCCGGTATTGAGGGGCCTGAGGTGAGGGTGCTTGGGTTAGGGAGACCAATGATTATTGAGGCCACTAGACCCCTAAGGAGAAGCCTACCTGGGGGCATTATTACTAGGCATGGGGTTCAGTTACTTAACCTTAAGGCCGCTGGTAAGGTTCAGGTTAGGGAAATTAAGTCTAAGGCAGGTGAATTAAGGAGGGTTTTCAGGATTCTAGTTAAGTTACATGGTAGTGTTACTGATGAGCAGTTAAGGAGCCTTGAGGATTACTTCAGTAATAGGCAGATTAGGCAAAGCATGGGTAAGGGTAGGAGGGTTAAGTTGATTTACGGCTTGAAGGTGGTGCCGGTGCACGGTAGTATCCTTGAATTAATAGTGAATACGCAGGGCGGCTTCAGTGTAAGGAGATTCATTACCGGTGAGGGTACGGAACCATCAGTATCAGGAACATTAGGCATTAAGGTTACCCCCATTGAGATTGATATACTTAATATCTGGCACTAA
- a CDS encoding RsmD family RNA methyltransferase gives MRIISFKPKSETTYTYWDINEESLVMKYRQEQCKPLFTRSGESLIRLYIESNGHSYKLCSSNKGWAPTLVIDGIVMHTMMSDPLSYSYVKLRGVRVRGIVLDCCTGLGYTTLVALRKGARRVVTVEADDNVIELARYNPWSSHLMDPRVDLVLGDIYEAAEWIRDSVFDLIIHDPPRPTKRFTTLYSEELYRIYSRLLKRGGLLYHYVPMTGIKYRGRSVKRGVIERLRRAGFTIISENEYGLLARRVG, from the coding sequence TTGAGGATCATTAGCTTCAAGCCTAAATCAGAAACCACATACACTTACTGGGATATTAATGAGGAGTCATTAGTAATGAAGTATAGGCAGGAGCAGTGTAAGCCTCTCTTCACTAGGAGTGGGGAGTCACTAATTAGACTGTACATTGAGTCAAATGGGCATAGTTACAAGTTATGCTCCTCAAATAAGGGGTGGGCGCCAACATTGGTTATTGATGGGATAGTGATGCACACTATGATGAGTGACCCATTAAGCTACAGTTACGTTAAGTTAAGGGGAGTGAGGGTGAGGGGGATTGTCTTAGACTGCTGCACTGGATTAGGCTACACCACACTGGTGGCGCTTAGGAAGGGTGCTAGGAGGGTTGTGACCGTGGAGGCTGATGATAATGTAATTGAACTAGCTAGGTATAATCCCTGGAGCAGCCACTTAATGGACCCTAGGGTTGATTTGGTGCTTGGGGATATTTATGAAGCCGCTGAGTGGATTAGGGATTCAGTATTCGACCTCATAATCCATGACCCACCCAGGCCCACTAAAAGATTCACAACCCTATACTCCGAGGAGCTTTACAGGATTTACAGTAGGTTATTGAAGAGGGGTGGTTTACTGTACCATTATGTACCAATGACTGGGATTAAGTATAGGGGACGTAGTGTTAAGCGTGGTGTTATTGAGAGGTTAAGGAGAGCGGGCTTCACCATAATTAGTGAGAATGAGTATGGTTTACTAGCCAGGAGGGTGGGCTAG
- a CDS encoding geranylgeranylglycerol-phosphate geranylgeranyltransferase, producing the protein MASKVTGVVKLGRMEHGLLAAITVVASYYVSGGRNGYVSLILFASTFFAEVFLFVTNDIHNINEDRINRPNAPLVMGVVTFREALWLGLVSLVLSFIQVIPVVMDWANSLSLIVLATALVLGYLYNSRLKRVMIINNVVVALVTSLTYLYGLASVKVIKPQPSLFITLLFLTTVVATLGREIVKGSLDYEGDLKVGVRTIATTYGRDTANKAGSIVMMIAVALSIPLIIVSSAVLGRFSSLFIIFIILTDSLILTLSIRVIKGNLRLFRELSLLAMGLTLIGLMLCSLLIFIYT; encoded by the coding sequence GTGGCAAGTAAGGTAACCGGTGTCGTTAAGTTAGGTAGGATGGAGCACGGTTTATTAGCCGCAATAACCGTGGTGGCCTCCTATTACGTTTCCGGTGGACGTAATGGTTACGTGTCCTTAATATTGTTTGCATCAACATTCTTCGCTGAGGTATTCCTCTTCGTAACAAATGATATTCACAATATTAATGAGGATAGGATTAACAGGCCAAACGCACCCTTAGTGATGGGGGTGGTTACATTTAGGGAGGCCCTCTGGTTAGGGTTAGTATCCTTAGTACTATCCTTTATTCAAGTAATACCTGTAGTCATGGATTGGGCTAATTCACTCTCATTAATAGTACTGGCAACAGCATTAGTGCTTGGTTACCTGTATAATTCAAGGCTTAAGCGGGTAATGATTATTAACAATGTGGTGGTTGCGTTGGTTACATCATTAACATACCTTTACGGCTTAGCCTCAGTAAAGGTGATTAAGCCTCAGCCATCATTATTCATAACCCTACTCTTCCTAACCACAGTGGTTGCCACATTAGGTAGGGAAATAGTGAAGGGTTCACTTGATTATGAGGGGGACTTAAAGGTGGGTGTACGTACGATAGCTACTACGTATGGGAGGGATACCGCTAATAAGGCTGGTTCAATAGTGATGATGATTGCAGTCGCATTATCTATTCCATTAATAATCGTATCATCAGCTGTCCTAGGTAGGTTTAGCTCATTATTCATAATCTTCATAATCCTAACCGACTCCTTAATCCTAACCCTCTCAATAAGGGTAATTAAAGGTAATTTAAGGTTGTTCAGGGAATTAAGCCTACTGGCAATGGGATTAACCCTAATTGGTCTAATGCTTTGCTCTCTGCTTATCTTCATCTACACTTAG
- a CDS encoding DUF1641 domain-containing protein — protein MSDVNINDVTQAVLSALQQMSKEELNVTLREATQCIMCSLYGVSSNVKHEIKPINGLGDILRALNDPYVRKGLGLIIELLRSMGKCLDAAEKVRNMGDGASCNIDVPCHIIAHRIMASELELSVDEDKQRAKH, from the coding sequence ATGAGTGATGTCAATATAAATGATGTTACTCAAGCAGTGCTTAGTGCCCTACAACAGATGAGTAAGGAGGAGTTAAATGTTACGCTTAGGGAAGCTACTCAATGCATTATGTGTTCGTTATATGGTGTATCATCTAATGTTAAGCATGAGATTAAGCCTATTAATGGACTTGGAGATATATTAAGGGCGTTAAATGATCCATACGTTAGGAAAGGCTTAGGGTTAATCATTGAATTATTAAGGAGTATGGGGAAGTGCCTTGATGCAGCTGAGAAGGTGAGGAATATGGGTGATGGCGCATCATGCAATATTGATGTGCCCTGCCATATAATAGCTCATAGAATTATGGCTAGTGAATTAGAGCTAAGTGTAGATGAAGATAAGCAGAGAGCAAAGCATTAG